In one Conger conger chromosome 5, fConCon1.1, whole genome shotgun sequence genomic region, the following are encoded:
- the LOC133129128 gene encoding gap junction delta-2 protein-like yields MGEWTILERLLEAAVQQHSTMIGRILLTVVVIFRILIVAIVGETVYDDEHTMFVCNTLQPGCNQACYDKAFPISHIRYWVFQIIMVCTPSLCFITYSVHQTAKPKDRRYSTVHLSLDKDSDSNKRDDSKKIKNTIVNGVLQNTENPTKEAEPDCLEVKDITTSAMRTTKSKMRRQEGISRFYIIQVVFRNALEIGFLVGQYFLYGFNVPAVYECDRYPCIKDVECYVSRPTEKKVFLVFMFAVSGICVVLNLAELNHLGWRKIKTAVRGVQARRKSIYEIRNKDSPRMIMPNIGRTQSSDSAYV; encoded by the exons ATGGGGGAATGGACCATCTTGGAGCGGCTCCTGGAGGCGGCTGTACAACAGCACTCTACTATGATAGGAAG GATTCTATTAACTGTGGTGGTGATCTTCCGGATTCTGATCGTAGCAATAGTCGGAGAAACAGTCTATGACGACGAGCACACCATGTTTGTATGCAATACTTTACAACCAGGCTGCAACCAGGCATGCTACGACAAAGCATTCCCAATTTCGCACATCAGATATTGGGTGTTCCAAATCATTATGGTCTGTACTCCGAGTCTATGTTTCATTACTTACTCTGTACACCAGACTGCCAAACCGAAGGATCGCAGATACTCCACTGTCCATCTGTCATTAGACAAGGACTCGGATTCGAATAAACGCGATGACAgtaaaaagattaaaaacacaATCGTTAATGGAGTACTTCAGAATACAGAAAACCCAACCAAAGAAGCCGAGCCAGACTGTTTGGAAGTAAAAGACATTACCACCTCGGCTATGAGAACTACAAAGTCGAAAATGAGGAGACAAGAAGGTATCTCAAGATTCTACATTATCCAAGTCGTTTTCAGAAATGCGCTTGAGATTGGATTTCTCGTAGGTCAATATTTCCTGTACGGATTCAACGTCCCAGCTGTGTACGAATGTGATCGATACCCGTGCATTAAAGATGTAGAATGCTACGTCTCGCGACCAACTGAGAAGAAAGTCTTCCTAGTCTTCATGTTTGCCGTGAGTGGGATTTGCGTGGTCCTGAATTTAGCAGAACTTAATCACCTAGGATGGAGAAAAATCAAAACTGCCGTGAGAGGTGTGCAAGCCAGAAGGAAGTCCATCTacgaaataagaaataaagattCGCCCCGAATGATTATGCCAAATATCGGCCGCACGCAGTCAAGTGATTCCGCGTATGTTTAG